The genomic segment GGTAGTCTTCAATTTTTTGAGGGTCTATTCCAGTAGTTGTATAGGAAAGGAATAGTGTCATATTGAATATGCAGTAAGAGGACATAGAATTTATCTTTTGCCAGTTACTAATCTTGCTTAGGAATTAGAAGTTATGATTCTGGTTCCTAGGAGCTCATTGTGATGCTGCCTGAGCAAACTCTAATATCAGGAAATTTCTTATTAACAGGGTCCCTGCTCTTAAATCTCTCTAGTTCAAAAATGGGCCAGACCCAGACCCAACCCTTCTGTCTGGGCACCAGCTGATGACCCCCTTGCCAGAAAATAGGGATATATGCAAGAGAAACACTGTGTTGGGGGAAGCATTGGCTTTGTGATTATCTagaaatttctgtgaaaaacatgattattaaataatttcatgCTTCTGCTGAGAGCAATATTGACAGGAGATCTCTCACAAAAGAAAGAACCACAGTCCTAGGGAGagacttttttctcctttggtcAATTGGGTTTTCCATGCTGGTGTAACCTGTTAATACTCAGTAGCAAATTGTAGGTAAATTTTGGGAATGCAGTGATTGCTTCAGTTCATAAGCAAATTTCTGTGCAGACTTGCATAACTGAACTTACTGTACTCTACTGATGTAATAGGAAACTGGAAAGAGTTCAGGTGGAGAACATCAATCTGATGAAATGTgctattttgggaaaaaaaatagaggtgACAGTGTTGCTTCCCAGAGACTTATCAGCTTTAAACTGAATTTACTAATTCTGTCCTGCTCTTGTGGGATATGCTGAGTCCCAAAAGAAATGTTGATTTCAGAGTACTTTAGAACTATGCTGCAAACCTTGAAGAATGCAGTACAGCTGCTGTTTTTCTAAAAGTGTTCTTCTCCATACAAATGTCCTGCTGTTTAAAACCTCTTTCAGACCCTGGCCTCCTAAGATGTTTGTCCCAAGGAAATAAATTCTTTCCCTTGGCCTTAGAAGTCTAGGCTGAAGTAATACTTTGAACCTCACTAAACTGTACTAGGTGTGGAGCTGTTTGTCTTGCAGTTTTTTTTGACAGTCTGTTGCATCAGGTCTCTAAAGGATGACTTCTGTAGCTGTCAGAAACATTTGAAGAAACCAAAATTACCAAGTTTGCAGTCCCTATTGTGAAGTTTTTAGGTTTACAAAGTGCTGTATATGAAGTTTGCAGTCCCTAATGTGAAGTTTTTAGATTTACCAAGAGCTGTACATGaaacttttttaatttttgcagtcCTGGTGTATGACTGATTGTTTGGAGTAACTTTCTTGTCTGGTTGAGTTGCATTAGCACAGAGTTCTCTGTTGACACTGGCTGGTTTTGCTACAGGCTGCTTGTGCTGCTTCTCTACAAGGAAGGACTAAAATCCCAGTGGGGCTTTTTGAGTTCTGGCAATGAGTCTGTTTATCATCCTGCAGCTAAACTGTTTTTGCCAGCTGGTGTGAAATCCTTCATCCTTTCTTTAGTGAGCTTTCACGAGAAGTTCCACCTACATAAGAGGAATTATTTACTGTGTGGATGCCtgagccctggaacaggctccccagagagggtgtggagtctcccttTGGAGCCACTCAAGAGCtgtctggatgcaatcctgtgtcttgtgctctgggatgaccctgcctgagcagggagcttgGATCAGATAACCCCACTGTGTTCCTTCCAACCtcacccattctgtgattccctacTCAAAATGAGTTAATAGATGGCAAGCCACCTAAAACTGAGGTGTTATTTTTGTACTCTTCTGTTGTAGCTTAGGAACCATCTGATTATGTTGTGTTTTAACACTTGACACCAGACTAAAGACAACGTTTCCTTTAGGAATTTCTAAGACTGAAAGGAAAAGTATTAAAAGCTTGCAGTTATTCAACTGGCTTTATGCCAGATCTGACTAGAACAGAATTTGAAAACACTGTGCTAGCCttgcagggaaaaagaaagagtaaCTTGGATGTCTGTGTCTCCAGCCAGTAGgattatttctgaaaatgtttcacTATATGCAGTTGCCTGGTTTTTGTAAGGGATTGGCAATTTCTTTAGCTGATACAGAAAGCTGTCAATTTACCTAAAGAAAGCTATAAATTTTAGAATGGGTAAACCCATTTGTAAAATTCAAATCATAAATCTTTCActaatttcttctgataagatAAAATCTAGACTATTATTTGTGTTCTTTTCACAGGTGGTGTTTCACAAAATGTCTCCCAATGAGACTCTGTTCTTGGAAAGTACCAACAAAATCTACAAGGATGATATTTCCAACAGTTCATTTGTGAACTTCCAAATATGGGATTTTCCTGGACAGATGGACTTTTTTGATCCAACATTTGATTATGAGATGATCTTCAGAGGAACAGGTGCTCTAATATATGTTATTGATGCCCAGGTAAATACAAATCACAaggaagttttatttttactttttgtggGAAAGGGATGATCAAGAGGCcagtaatttatatttttagaaaagttcatttatattttcagataaGTTCATAAGGCTTCTGCTATGTATGAAGAGATGCATTGGCAATCTGACTTCTggtgtgtggttttgttttggtggagTGACTGGACATATGCTGCTGGTGGAGAGAGTGGAAAAGGGCTCCTACTCTGAACTTACCTGTTCTGTAATAATAGGGAGAACCTGCTTGGTTAGATGGTCTGAATGATCCCTTTTTTCTGCTCTGGAGTTCAATTAATAACACACAGTTCAATTAATAACAGCTTACTTCTGACTTCAGGTTCTAGTATTGTTATACTGGTATCTGGTAGCTTCTAATCAACCTAGGATTTGCACCCTGGGAGGTTTTCTGGTTATTGGGACCATCTTGGGGTCTCTGCCTTGTGCTGGAGTTGAAGTGTAACCCACCTTTTGCTCTGAAGTCTGGTTTTGTGTAGCTGAGCCTTGTATAgctaatgaaaattaatttgcatAAAGAATCTAAACTGCTTGGATTTATGACACATCCAGGTATTCTCTTGTCCCATATTTCTATTTAGTTACAGAATTGAAGTTCttgcactgaaatattttgtctttgtgCAGAATGGAATAGTTATCAGGCAGCAACTTTGTCATTCATTCCTGCCAAAACTGATTTACAGGATGACTACATGGAAGCTTTAACAAGACTCCACATTACAGTTTCAAAAGCCTACAAGGTCAACCCAGAAATGAACTTTGAAGTTTTTATTCATAAAGTTGATGGTTTATCAGATGACCATAAAATAGAAACTCAGAGGGATATTCATCAGAGGGCTAATGATGATCTTACAGATGCTGGGCTTGAAAAACTTCACCTTAGGTGAGTTGAAGACTCTGGCATATGTGATTCATGCTGTTGCTGATATGCATACAGATTAAAGGCTTTTAGATGTAATACTGGAACAACTGCAGCAAGATCTGGGTAGTTTCTTATTGAACCAACTTGTATAAAAAGATTGCTGAATTTATGCACAAGCCTCAGCTGTTAGGCTGACTGAAAAAGAGGCAGGCTGCTGTATCAGATTCCAATCAACAGATTTATCCCTGCTCAGTGATAATTGAAAGTTTCTCTTTCAGTGTAACAGATTTACATGTGGAatggaggggcagggaaaagagaggggaaCCTCTCTGCCTTCTAGGCCTGGCTTGCACTGACTTTTCCCTGTGATTAGTGTGACTGGTTCTAAAAGCTCAGTCTGTTAGTTGAGATTTGGCTCACTTTTAAGGTATTTTCTACAGACATCTTTAAAACAAGCtattttctctggttttgttgttcttttgatTCTTGTGGAGCCAGTATCTCTCTGTTAATGTGAAAAAAGTGGAAGACCAGGAATGGGACTGGAAGAAGTCTGATTAAGCATTTTTACACCTTTGTGATAAGCATTGTGTAGGCAAAGTGTATTCTAACAATGctcaggtttttgtttttgttctccCATCTCTCAAGGATGGGAAAAATCTGTTCCATGTGTACTCCAGCTGCTCAGAACTTTGATTCTTTGTGCAATGTCCAGACATATTTGTGATAAAGTCATCCCAAGCAAAAGTAGCAGGCCTGAATGTTAAAAAATGTAACTTTAACATTTCTATTACAGTTCTGAAACACTCTTgaatcttctttttcttttttctttcattgccCTCCCTCCTCATCTCAGCTTTTATTTGACCAGTATCTATGACCATTCAATATTTGAAGCCTTCAGTAAAGTGGTACAGAAGCTCATTCCACAGCTGCCAACCCTGGAAAATCTACTTAATATCTTCATATCAGTAAGTGTTCATCTCACAGAAATTtgaatgaaataaaagcaagtCCTTCTGCTGAAGATTGCTGGCTAGATCTGCCCTTGAGAGATTTGGGTGGCACTCATGTAGGTGTCCTCTGGCAACCTGGTTTTCTATATTAAAAGCTCTTTACCACAGCTAAATTGTGCTGGTGTGTGCTTTGGGACTTTCTCTAAGTGTTGACAAAGTGTATTTTGCCTGGTTATAGCAGCTGATGGAGGTTTCCTGCCAGCAGGGTGTACTGATTACTTTGCTAAGGCAATTAGTAGTTTAATGTACTGGCCAGAGATTTTTTGATAATATGAACTTGGCCTCAGACTGTCTGTTTCATATGACCTGTGAgacttttcccctttttctcttAGTGTTTGTGTTTCTTATGGATTTAGAAATTTGCTGCTCTATACTTTCAATCAAATAAAATATCACCCTGGAGACAAGGCCATCTCATTTAAGTTGTCTGTGAGGCTGTTGCAGGCATTTGGACAACAAAGAAAAACCATTTATatccaggaggagctggacaCTTACACATGTCACCCCATGCTGCCATATAGTGCTTGTTTGGTAGAGCACTGTTTGTAATAACCTGGCCCAGTGGATAAAGGATGTGTTGACCTTCCCAGTGCCATGAGGATGTAATCTTGATGCCAAAAATTGTCTGGATGTCCTCAGGACACTGTCCTGGGTATTCAGACTAGCTAGGAAAAGATAAGGAGTGCTTCTGGTGCATAAATAGAAAAGAAGCTTTGCCAGTAGTGTATGTATGATAAATTCAACCACAAAAGGCTTCTAAACTTTGTATGAGCACGTGCACTTTACCAAAGTGCTCAGGTACAAATGGCATTGTGCTTTTCCATGCTCATAATGTGCTACTTTTCATGGGTTTTTAACTTCAGAAGCTGACTTAGTTGCTCTGCATGTTAAACTGCATGGCAAATGCTTCATGCAGAAACTGAACTGCCAAGATACTACAAGCATAAATTTAAGAGTCAGCACACTGCTATAAAATATCTCTGAGCTCAGTCCTTTAGGAGGATGTGAATTCTGGCTCTTCTGGAGTTAATAGAAACACAGAAGAGGTAAATTGCTGAATATGGATTCTGGAAGCATAGTAAAGTGTAACCTTAATAATGATTAGTTAAATAATAAACTGAAAAGAATTGTACCAGAGTCCccagttttatttttgtcagcTATGTGATGTTGATATGTATTATGGCAACAAGGATATTGTATTTGTAAAGTAAATGCTCTAAATCTTGTATCTATCCTAAGCCTCTAAATTGCTTATATTTAAACCATCTTCTGCTCTTAAGAATGTGAAAATGTATTAATTCTAGTTGAGATTGTAAAAATGCAATTGTTCTAAAAATTCATCcaaattctttctctttctgaagAATTCAGGCAttgaaaaagcttttctcttCGATGTAGTCAGCAAAATCTACATTGCAACAGACAGTTCTCCTGTGGACATGCAGTCATATGAGTTGTGCTGTGACATGATTGATGTAGTCATAGATGTTTCCTGTATATATGGGTAAGTGATGAATACTCTTAGGAAAAAAGAGTCCTCAGAAGGTGTAGAAACACCTGTTTCTTTAGGAATAGGTTGCAAACTGTGCAGTTGGTGCTGCCTTTGTCATGCAGCAAAATGCTATCAGTTGGTCTTTAGAGCACATTGATTCTGTGAGTAACTAAGCTAAATCCAAATTGTTTGGCAGGATTTATACTCGGTTTGTTTCCCTCCACTGATGGCACTAGACAGCTATGTAACATTTGTAGAAATTGTGTTTCTAAACACAATTTACACAAAATATTCGAAAATACACAAGTATATATTcatctatatatgtatatatatatacaagtATATTTCAAATAGTTTACACAAGTATTTGAAAATCTGAATACTGCTGTGTCTGGTTTGGCATGGTGGAGCAGGTACATAAATACCTGCAATTAATTGGGGTTAATAGCGTGCCATAAGTGTAACTTGCAGTGACATTGCTTTGAGACTTGCTGCAGTCTGAACAGAATAACAATTGCAAGATCAACTCATCTGCTGCTGACCATCTATGAGGGATGCATACAGTGCTGATATCTCACAATTTACAGCAGAGTTATACTTCCCACTGGACTTGAGAGGTGGTTCTGAAGAAGTGATAACTTATGTTAGAACTGTAGCCTGGAAAATGCAGTGCTACCAAGAAAATACCACAGCATTTCATGATCTGTCTCCTGATGTGTTGATCCATGGTTGTGTAACTgtttgatttggggtttttttcaggagtGCTTAGAAGTAACTTGCAATACATCATTTGCTTCTATAGTAGCTTATCTAACACTAATAACTTGAAGGTAGAAAACAGCATGCTCATCTTTTCTTGTAAATGCAAGCTGGTGTAGCTTAAGACCAAAAGTGTCCTGCTCCATGTTGCATCCTGTGCCCCAGCCTCACAAAGGAAGTCTTTATATTAATTTACCAAAAGTAATTTCACTGAGCTGTCACTCCAAACATCAAAAGAATTCATGCTGGTAGCTTGCTCCTAACTGCTCATTTGTGATAGTCAGTATCTAATGAAAGCCTCTGCCCTGTTTAGATCTGGCTTTCCTGAGAAACTTAAGTCTGATAATGGTCTTACTCACTGGGAGTATTGAGACCTGCATTGCAGGTTCTCCATTTGCTTAGTTCAGTGTGAGTAATATTCTTCTAACTGCATTTAGCAGCTGTTTGTCTTGGAAGTTACATGTTAGATGATGCCTTGGGTTAACTTGTTCTTTTTTAGGTTAAAAGAAGATGGCACTGGAAGTGCTTATGATAAAGAGTCAATGGCAATTATCAAGCTCAATAACACAACTGTCCTGTACTTAAAGGAAGTAACAAAGTTTTTGGCATTAGTTTGCATTCTTAGAGAAGAGAGTTTTGAGCGCAAAGGTAAGAACTTCCCTGCCATTGAGCAGtctttatataatattttttatcaGCTATAAAATACGAATATGACTTTACAAGTCACCTTGATTTTTGTGTGACTAAATTTGTGTAGTTTCTTATGGgaggaaatttttattttttggcgATATAATGAggtcatatttttaaattgtgagTCATCACTTTAGTCACTGTCCTGCTGCCAAAATGACTTGTGTAGCTAACATGAGCTCTGCTCTACCATCTGTTTTAGTGAGATCAGTGGTATGGAGCCATGGGCCCCTTACCTGCTGTTTAATCATGAATATACACCTTGCATTCCAAATTATTACCTGAGACGATCCAAATAAATACTAACATCAGTAAAACTTTGTTAAATCTTCTCAATCCAAATTTATACTAAATAATTAGCAAAATACCTATTTGATATTGATTTTGAAGCTGTGTTTACATAAATATGCCAATCTGAGCCCagtttttcctctccttgccAGGTTTGATAGACTACAATTTCCATTGCTTCCGCAAAGCCATCCATGAAGTTTTTGAAGTAGGTGTTGCCTCCCACAGGATCTGCAACCATCAATCAAGCACCTCAAATATGAAAGCAGTGACTCACAATGGCACACCTAGGAATGCAGTCTAGGGGAAAGCTAAAGACCTTGGGTAGACTTGTCAGCTCTTCACTCCAAAGTTTTGTGGAACAAGAGAAGAGTAGTCTGAAAGCCTGAAGTATGTTTCAGAGAAGAGTGGTCCTAACTGTGGAACAGCAGATTGTAACTCATGTTGGGCAACTGAGACTACTGTGAAAATACTTTGAGGCCAGTGGAGTTAGAAATGCCAGTTTGAAATCAGCTGTATTGCAAATGCAGTAGGTTTTCAGTTTGGAGTCCTCTTTTAACAGTCTGTGTCTGACTGATTGCCTGGTCAAAACTTACAAACAATTGAGTTGGGTTTTGTGTGAAACACTGAACAGTCACTTGcttaactttttaaatttttttttaaattaatctgtAGAATATCCTCTTTTGCTTAAGTTTACCTCCTGTCATGCAAAAACAAAATTGGTGTTATTAAGGCTTGTGAAACTCAAGCTTTTTGCTTGCTGAGGCTGGTCTCAAATCATTCCATTAAGTAGTTCTTGTTCTTGCTGGTGTGCTCATAGTTCTCATGAATTCTGTGCTTGTTAAGTGGATGCAAGATAGAGAGCTCTGTTCTAGTGATCATGTGTTTGTTTAGAGAACTGACCTGGAGCTTCATTTTAAGAGATAGTGATACTTTGCTTTCAGACCACACTTCTTGGTATGTCCCCTTTGATGGAAGGGAAGgattaaaatcagaaataaactACCTGCTCTCTTTTGCAAAAACATGGATGTCATAAATCTGTGTGATTAATCCTATTCATGAAACAACTGTATGGCTAACTAAACTGAAATGTCTGCCATCTGTTGGAACAAAGCAGCCACTTTCAGCTATTCCCAAGCAAAGAAATTACCAAGTTACTGACTTTTGATGGTGGATCTTTCTCCACTCTCTGACTGATAATCAAGACACTTCCTAGCAAAATGTCTGAGGGTGTTACCTGTGCATGGCAATTAAGTTCACTGTGCCATAATTTACTAATAGTACTGGACTTTGGAAGTACATTGATTCTGTACTATGACAAACACCCTCTTGTTTGTCTCTGTGCAATCTGACTAAAATAGTggtttttctgattttgtgaATTCTGCTGACTTTCATACTATGGGCAGTGTATGTGAATCCTTTAATTTATTGGTATTAGTAGTGCAGATGTCATTCTGTACACCAGCcttgctgtgcaggaggctcagCCACTGGCCCATAAAGACCTTGCCTCCTTTTACCTGTCCCTATGTGTGTATAGGTGTTGCAAAGCCATTGGACCAACTATACAAGTCCCACTATAAAATTTTCTGCAAGAAGAACTAATTGGAGTGATTTCTGCAGCTGGTGTATTTATGTGGTCAGAAATTACCATGGGACTGCTTCTGTGCTTATAGAATGAACTTCCATTGATATATGTAAAAATGAATATACATGCATTAACATTGGGTTGTATGCACATTCTGtgtaaatgtttgtttttttttttacagcaggAAGCTGGAATTCAAGTGCTCTAGGTCTGTTCTCTTAAATCTAGGCTGAGCCCTTTTTTGCTAATGGAACTGCAGAGCTTATTTTGAGGGAGTGCAGTGGGTTCTTAAAATGGGATTTTGTAGTTTGCAAACACTATCACAGTTCAGATTCTGAAGGTAAGAGGAGAAGTAATTGGCAAAATAACAGGAAGAAAGAATCCCCATTTGTGCAGTGAGTTTTCCATGTTCTAAGTACATGCATatgttctctttcttttcacCCACTACAGGATTTTGTgctaataaaatgaaaaaaaaaaaggtcaaacTGTAACacaattatttctgtttgtctttATGGACAGAAGTCTATAAAGGCCTCTGTGGTTAAGCAAACTTTTAAAATCAATGTTATCTTTATGGTATActtaaaaaaagttaaatactACATTCCCATTTAGTCAGCCTTagctttcattttaattaaaaactgtCTCAGAACTAAGCTCTGAAAGTTAAATTTGTTGAAAGTTCAATTTAAAAGGAGTACAGTATTTTAGTTCACTGAATTAAGATGCTGTTATAGAAGGAGAGTGTCAGTAACCCATTGCTGCTTAATTGAGTTTTTGGCTTCTGAAAGccaagggagggggaaggataGGAATTaggctttattttcttccttgggCAGGAACTTGTCTCTCCTTCCTGTGCTGacctgctgcagggagagatGCTATTAGAGAGAAGGGAAGGCAGTATCACAGTATCTCAAATAAAGCACTGAACTGCAGAGGAAACCATCAATTGAAGCTtcacttttctgccttttttcctcctttttcctcctctgaacCTGTATTACTGTGGATGTTCTGCAGTCTTTTTTTGCAAACAATTGAGAACCTGTGATTTTAAGGAGAAGAATGGCGCAGACAGGGGAGGGCACAGGCAAAACAGTAACCCATCTGCTGAGGGAAGGgataaaatttctttctgttgaAGAATAAAGCAATTCCTTGCAAGGTACCTTTCAAAGCTTTGCATTGTTGGGCACGGGGGCATTGCTGATGACTGGCTGAATTTCCCATTGGCAATTATGCACaggagagggatggagggaaagaCCAAGCCTGTGAACAGGGGCAGAGCAATTAAAGGCAGTatcactgctgctctgaaggTGTAATATGTCACCATTTGGCTGGAACGCACCCAAAATCCCTCCTCACTGCATCTCTTGCTCTGTATCTCATGGATAGCTGCTGTCCtgtggggaagatgaaacaggaaagccttataaatacgattgcctggcaaaaggttttgagaatatggaaactataattgaaaattattgaaatgaaagcaagctttgagatccctcagttactgaacaactggaaaacaatggcagggccagctgaaggtgatcccctttggatcaaacaatcccctctgcttgcagacaggcccaaggctcagagcagaccctgccagcttggcagaaggggccaaagaggagtttttagggtttaaaatgcaACCCAGTGTGGTAATGTTATTGGTATGGTaaatttacatacagcctattAGAATAGGCTTTACATTATATGGTAATGTTAAACCTATTCTaataggctgtatgtaaatgctgtaggatttgtatcttgtactcGAGTGGatagtgagaattagaatattcagcacagaagaagatttatggtattgtaatgggaacctcgCTCTCGCTCTTGCTTTTTACTCTTTGCTCTCTCT from the Melospiza georgiana isolate bMelGeo1 chromosome 24, bMelGeo1.pri, whole genome shotgun sequence genome contains:
- the RRAGC gene encoding ras-related GTP-binding protein C, with the protein product MALQFGGAGAPGTAEEPALVGGSFGAADSFPKDFGYGEEEEEAELEGGPGPGGPGGGAGGPGGGAGGADSKPRILLMGLRRSGKSSIQKVVFHKMSPNETLFLESTNKIYKDDISNSSFVNFQIWDFPGQMDFFDPTFDYEMIFRGTGALIYVIDAQDDYMEALTRLHITVSKAYKVNPEMNFEVFIHKVDGLSDDHKIETQRDIHQRANDDLTDAGLEKLHLSFYLTSIYDHSIFEAFSKVVQKLIPQLPTLENLLNIFISNSGIEKAFLFDVVSKIYIATDSSPVDMQSYELCCDMIDVVIDVSCIYGLKEDGTGSAYDKESMAIIKLNNTTVLYLKEVTKFLALVCILREESFERKGLIDYNFHCFRKAIHEVFEVGVASHRICNHQSSTSNMKAVTHNGTPRNAV